CATAGCGCAGGAGACCGCTGAGCGGCTGCTGGTCGAGGAAAGCGAGCGGGCGCGGCGCGGCGCCTGCTGGATGCGCCGCCTCTGCCGCCCACGGGTTAAGAGCAAACGGCGCGCCCGTTTCGATGGCCTCCTGATACGCGGCGACTTTGTCTGCGGCCACGCGCTCTGGGACGAGCGTCTCGCCGACGAGCCGCTGCGCGGCCGCTCCCATGACCGCTTTCGCTTCGATCGAGAGCGCCTGGACTGCCTCGAGCTTCGCCGCGAGCGCTTCGGCATCGCCTACGGGAAAGGTAAACCCAGTGACGCCGTCCTCGACCAGATCGGCCGCCCCGGCCCCCATCGAACAGATCACGACGGCCCCACTCCGCATGGCCTCAACGGCCGTAAGGTTGAACACGTCCCACAGCGAGGGCACGACGACGAACCCAGCCTCGGCCTGCAGCTCGGCGACGCGCGCCGGCGGCACTTGACCCACCTTCGCCACCGTCCGGCCCCACACGTCGGGGTACGTCGCGGCGAGGTAGGCGTCCATCGAGCCGCCGCTCTCACCCAATATGGTATCCCGCCCGATCCAATCGATCTCCGGGGCGGCATTCCCCATTCGCCGCAGCGCCTCGCAGAGCACGGTCGGCCCCTTCCACCGTTGGATCCGGCCAACGACGAGCCCGCGCTCCGTACGCTCGCGGGGCTCTGACGGCCAGAGCGGAAGCGGGGGCGCGAGATACGTCACGGGCCGCCCCGTCGCAGCTTCCCACTCGGCGAGGTTGACGGAGCTGTGCGTGTGGACGCCGGCGGCCGCCCGCATCACTTCCGCTTCAAGGAGGCGGGTGACGTGGCCCTGCAATGCCGCGCCGGGCGAGGGGTCGCGGAAGTCGATCTGCCCTGTACTCCCGTGGAGCTGCACGATGG
The Rhodothermales bacterium genome window above contains:
- a CDS encoding glycosyltransferase family 4 protein, which gives rise to MRLLYVLPEYPPHHGGGIVTFYEALLPALVQQGHEVDVLVGSAFTADEAPYERDGVRVSFLEGERFRRYIARFGAYEALPELQRYLAAAWAMHEQKEGGAGYDAVEVVDWGLLFVPWVVEPAAPAIVQLHGSTGQIDFRDPSPGAALQGHVTRLLEAEVMRAAAGVHTHSSVNLAEWEAATGRPVTYLAPPLPLWPSEPRERTERGLVVGRIQRWKGPTVLCEALRRMGNAAPEIDWIGRDTILGESGGSMDAYLAATYPDVWGRTVAKVGQVPPARVAELQAEAGFVVVPSLWDVFNLTAVEAMRSGAVVICSMGAGAADLVEDGVTGFTFPVGDAEALAAKLEAVQALSIEAKAVMGAAAQRLVGETLVPERVAADKVAAYQEAIETGAPFALNPWAAEAAHPAGAAPRPLAFLDQQPLSGLLRYAGRRLRDKLVPGR